The proteins below are encoded in one region of Candidatus Dormiibacterota bacterium:
- a CDS encoding putative baseplate assembly protein translates to MTLPVPDLDDRRFQDLVDDAKRLVQQRCPEWTDHNVSDPGVTLIETFAWMTDQLVYRLNRVPDRLYVKFLELIGVHLLPPTAARAPVTFWLSAPPEAVMTVPAETRVSTVRTDVDDAVVFSTADDLAIVACAARRVAVAAAGEERHRDMTDALDRGTGFTCFSSVPQPGDALIIGLDEAVPRCAIRLRLRCTIEGIGVDPTDPPLAWEAWDGEAWGSCEVDSDGTGGINRDGDVVLHVPAGHAIAIIGAERGGWLRARVTEAEEGQRAYTASPVIHGVEAVTLGGTVEAVHADTRTHETLGISEGVAGQRFGLAHRPLLGGADAAVLESGSDQGWQEWRAVDDFAASGPRDRHFVLDAVMGEVSLGPVVREADGLLHHHGAVPEKGVPLRLRSYRTGGGRLGNVSRGAVTVLKSSLPYIARVENRVPAQGGVDAEDIENAKRRGPMMLRTRNRAVTAEDFEELTREAAPELARARCVPAGEGVDAGSVRVLVIPTVADDRGRLRFERLIPGQATLEAIVRRLDECRLVGTRVIVEPPLYRGVTVVARLRARPRANLGRLEMAALDAVYAYLNPIGGGPEGRGWPFGRPVQMGEIFAVLQAVPGVDMIGDVRLFGADPITGHRGPATQVLDVEPHATVFSFEHQVLVEAP, encoded by the coding sequence ATGACCCTCCCCGTCCCCGACCTCGACGACCGCCGCTTCCAGGACCTTGTCGACGACGCCAAGCGGCTGGTGCAGCAGCGCTGCCCGGAGTGGACCGACCACAACGTCTCCGATCCCGGGGTGACCCTGATCGAGACCTTCGCGTGGATGACCGACCAGCTCGTCTACCGGCTGAACCGGGTGCCCGACCGGCTCTACGTCAAGTTCCTCGAGCTGATCGGGGTGCACCTGCTGCCGCCCACCGCGGCGCGGGCGCCGGTGACCTTCTGGCTGTCGGCGCCGCCCGAGGCGGTGATGACCGTCCCCGCCGAGACCCGGGTGTCGACGGTGCGCACCGACGTGGACGACGCCGTCGTCTTCTCGACCGCGGACGACCTCGCCATCGTGGCCTGTGCCGCCCGGCGCGTGGCAGTGGCGGCGGCGGGGGAGGAGCGTCACCGGGACATGACCGACGCCCTGGACCGGGGCACCGGCTTCACCTGCTTCTCCTCCGTGCCCCAGCCCGGCGACGCGCTGATCATCGGGCTCGACGAGGCGGTGCCGCGCTGCGCGATCCGGCTCCGGCTGCGCTGCACCATCGAGGGCATCGGCGTCGACCCCACCGACCCGCCGCTCGCCTGGGAGGCGTGGGACGGCGAGGCCTGGGGGAGCTGCGAGGTCGACAGCGACGGCACCGGCGGGATCAACCGCGACGGCGACGTCGTGCTCCACGTCCCCGCCGGCCACGCGATCGCGATCATCGGAGCCGAGCGGGGTGGCTGGCTTCGCGCCCGGGTCACCGAGGCCGAGGAGGGTCAGCGGGCCTACACCGCGTCGCCGGTGATCCACGGCGTGGAGGCCGTCACCCTCGGGGGCACCGTCGAGGCGGTGCACGCCGACACCCGCACCCACGAGACGCTCGGCATCTCCGAGGGGGTGGCGGGCCAGCGCTTCGGCCTCGCCCACCGCCCGCTGCTGGGTGGCGCCGACGCCGCGGTGCTCGAGTCGGGGTCCGACCAGGGTTGGCAGGAGTGGCGCGCGGTCGACGACTTCGCCGCCAGCGGCCCCCGCGATCGCCACTTCGTCCTCGACGCGGTGATGGGGGAGGTGTCGCTCGGGCCGGTGGTGCGGGAGGCCGACGGCCTGCTCCACCACCACGGCGCCGTCCCGGAGAAGGGGGTGCCGCTGCGGCTGCGGTCCTACCGCACCGGGGGCGGCCGCCTCGGCAACGTCTCCCGCGGCGCCGTCACCGTGCTCAAGTCCTCGCTGCCGTACATCGCCCGGGTGGAGAACCGCGTCCCCGCCCAGGGAGGGGTCGACGCCGAGGACATCGAGAACGCCAAGCGGCGGGGTCCGATGATGCTGCGCACCCGCAACCGTGCGGTCACCGCCGAGGACTTCGAGGAGCTCACCCGTGAGGCCGCCCCCGAGCTGGCTCGGGCCCGCTGCGTACCCGCCGGCGAGGGTGTCGACGCCGGCTCGGTGCGGGTGCTGGTCATCCCCACGGTGGCCGACGACCGGGGACGGCTGCGCTTCGAGCGGCTGATCCCCGGGCAGGCGACGCTGGAGGCGATCGTCCGCCGGCTCGACGAGTGCCGGCTGGTGGGCACCCGGGTGATCGTCGAGCCCCCCCTCTACCGCGGCGTCACCGTGGTGGCCCGGCTGCGAGCGCGCCCCCGTGCCAACCTGGGACGGCTCGAGATGGCGGCGCTCGACGCCGTGTACGCGTACCTCAACCCCATCGGCGGGGGCCCGGAGGGCCGCGGCTGGCCCTTCGGCCGCCCGGTGCAGATGGGGGAGATCTTCGCCGTGCTCCAGGCGGTTCCCGGGGTCGACATGATCGGGGACGTGCGCCTCTTCGGCGCCGATCCGATCACCGGCCATCGCGGGCCGGCGACCCAGGTTCTCGACGTGGAGCCGCACGCGACGGTGTTCTCCTTCGAGCACCAGGTGCTGGTGGAGGCGCCCTGA
- a CDS encoding phage tail protein, translating to MRGTVPRLESPHPLGACLPGTLQEDRFAQALTAGLDELLAPLLATLDNLGAYIDPRLAPEDFLQWLAGWLGAAVDETWPLERRRRLVAGAVDLYRRRGTVAGLATHIEVTTGGAVEIAESGGATWSQVSGGALPGEPVPRLAVRVAVEDPSSLSRDDLDALVAAAKPAHVIHHVEVVAR from the coding sequence ATGCGCGGCACCGTCCCCCGGCTCGAGAGCCCGCATCCGCTGGGCGCGTGCCTGCCCGGAACCCTCCAGGAGGACCGCTTCGCCCAGGCGCTCACCGCCGGCCTCGACGAGCTGCTGGCGCCGCTGCTGGCCACCCTCGACAACCTCGGCGCCTACATCGACCCGCGGCTCGCGCCGGAGGACTTCCTGCAGTGGCTGGCCGGCTGGCTGGGCGCCGCGGTCGACGAGACCTGGCCGCTCGAACGGCGCCGCCGCCTGGTCGCCGGCGCGGTCGACCTCTACCGCCGGCGCGGCACGGTGGCGGGGCTCGCCACCCACATCGAGGTCACCACGGGCGGGGCGGTGGAGATCGCGGAGAGCGGCGGTGCGACCTGGTCCCAGGTCAGCGGCGGCGCGCTCCCCGGCGAGCCCGTGCCCCGGCTGGCGGTGCGGGTCGCGGTCGAGGACCCGTCCTCGCTCAGCCGCGACGACCTCGACGCGCTGGTGGCCGCGGCGAAGCCGGCCCACGTCATCCACCACGTCGAGGTGGTCGCTCGGTGA